The genomic segment TTATTTATATACGACCTATTTCAATGTAACACCGTCAGTCCTTCATTCTCATATGTCCCCCTGTAACTTCAAGTTTACCGGCGTTGTTGTGATATCGAGGCGTATCTGAAAGGCTTTTGAGGAATCTACGATCGATAGATTCCTCGAGTTGACGATAGCAGAAGGTATGGTTCAGCGTCGGCAGCGAAATATTCGTACGTTTCAGACATTTCACTTGCATGCCGCTGTTGTGCATGTGTTAGTGATCTAATTTGACTGCTTTTATTCATCTATTTGGGTTACCACAATATAATGTGTCAGTTCAATAATTAGaacgataataataacaatgcaaATAGGGACGGTTGATGTCgacatttatataaaaaaagaacaacTGTTTTTTACGTCCAATATGGTTAACTTAGATGAGATCCGACTGTAAGAGTGCATTACAGACTTTCATAATAATTATTCTGAAAAGGGGATTGACTTTTTGATCCTTACTTCTCAAATGTATGTTATTCATTGAATATTTTGACATTAAATGATTTGATCTTATCTTAATTgagctttttattttatttactccTTCCAGTATgtccaccacatcaccaccgcACAACCGCAGCCGAAGTGAGGATGAGGACGACCCAATCGACCGCATGATCTCACGCACTGGTTGTGGCGAGCTTCACTATGCTGTCCAGGAATGCATGGCGGAGCACCAGGACTGGCGCAAGTGCCAAAGTCAAGTCCAGAAGTTCAAAGACTGCATGACAAGCTTTCAAAACTCAAGGAAAGAACAGCTCAATAAGCATCAGCCCGACTCCGCCAAGTCAGCACATAACTGAACATTAACCATGTGCCTAATTAATGCAAATTATGTAAATTAATCTAGTGTCTGTTGTAAATTCATGTTTTTTCATAAATATAATGTTTTCCCGTGGATCTGTTCTGAATTCAGTTATTTAAagctgttctgtgtgtgtgtgtgtgtgtgtgtgtgtgtgtgtgtgtgtgtgtgtgtgtgtgtgtgtgtggccacacacggccacgtctcctacccagggtatctgcaggtcaaatttaagacctttttaagacctttttaataccaccttgaatgaaatttaagaccttaaacccgcgatggcggggggggatcccgctgtattacaacccaagcatagcatgtgtgtcactcaatgagactcattcaattttactttctgtctgtttattgaacataaagtgatactccagggctccggactaactttttccttgggtgcactggtgcgcctaaatttttaatttgggtgcaccagcacgtatttatggtgcacccaagttgtaagttgttgagaggggggtgacagcgtctgggcccccgggcagctgcaccggttgcaccgtcgatatttacgccacttcacttattaataatattttcaccattaaataaatgccttcattaagacctggggggtataccacgaacctcgttgaacatacccaggctttcttgggaaaacctggctcgacagagccgcaactcgcaatcacagttaaatggtaccacaacgctcactttagattcaattagttgaaccaggttttccgctttaggttcaatgcgcgttcacataaaaggggcgtttctcgcgtcatttgaatcacccttatgcaaaataaatcgcgcaagagcgttgtatttcatccaaggcgagcaatgtattattatgaactcctacaaggaattcaaagttcaaatcacagccaaggggaacacggttgcccataatatggctagggtggcgtgctggcaaaaataggcaaccgtgttaattcgtaagtgaaaagattctgcatattgtctacaaaatattatgtatcatcatcccttttacccccatatatgtggggccccatgaattgcgagcccaagtaccgggaatgcactcgatctccgacccaatatcggacgtgcacgtcaagttgcttgcttttagtggcgtggttcaacgtctcaaatatcaaaacaaaatcagccttgttgacgctgcagattcgctcgtttcggatgaaaggcgctggtccgaagcaagttatatacgccgttttgtcccttccagccataaaggtgctcgcgatttgagagtcagggaacatcaaaccgaagagatctcctatcccctcattcgagttgtatgactggtgcttgaccactgtgtttagaatccacaacacctccgctttcagtgttggtgtcgcaccaaatgctaccctcaggtcagtgctagcagcgcggaccgtctgcggcggtggggccggggcagagatgcaaaacgtagaaatggctggggtctgtgtgtggttcctggcagaggttttatgtttttggctctgcatatggctgacgacagccttaatccccatggtgccgagcttgaatgtaggctacttttgcacggaatgcatctggcctgttctgggttggcaacggacgctagccaacctcggaaacggacgtcttccagccaactgacgttgaacttgcatttacccattgttgcagactagctagcaagcgcgcagacatccgtttatatatgcagctagcaagaaagtagcccctcgtacatctccttcccgaaaagtcccgcgagaaaaataaaaatgtaattaccctgccccgacaaatttaagacctccgagttatacatttaagaccagcatatgacattttagacgaatttaagactttttaaggccttaaatttagaaaaatgaatttaagactttttaagacttttaagacctccgcggacaccctgcctaccccccccccccgtcaacaattcagcgcagggggctggtagggggaattcggggggcccatcagtacctcttgtatacagggcccaggatttggtgcaacggccctgtgtgtgtgtgtgtgtgtctgagacagTACATTGTCATCATCAGCAGATACAGCCTCAGGAGCAGACAGGAGGGGGGCCCGGGCTCCGGCCCCTGTACCCTCATTGGCTAAGGTTCTCCTCTGGCCTCGGCACACTTTATCAGTAATCATTATAACAGGGGGGTCGTTGTCCTCACACTACCCCCCCACGGTGTCCATGCATGGCCCTGCTCAGGAGGGCTTCCGATGGGCATCCCGCTCTAAAGAGTTCTGATGTCTGAGCCAAGGCCCTGTTCCATCCATGCATTGGCTGGGTGGAAAAACCCTTTCACCCAGGAAACGGGAGTTCATTTAGATATTATTTAGAACTTGGTTAGGTCCAAGCAAAGACTTGGTGAGGTTAAGGTTGTGGTGGATGAATGGTTCAGGCATCACAACTATTTGGTTAGGTTCAGCAACAAATACTTTTTCAAAACTAAATTTTCTCACAACCTTCATAACTACTGCAAATGGAAGACATTGTAGTTAATTGGTTGAAGACTGCAGAACACGAAAACCTAAGACCATCAGAGGCAGAGTAGGACGGGTCATGCCTAAATTGATTTTGTTAAGACTTGTGCCTAAGATAAGGATAGTGTGTGTAACAACTTTTGATACACAAATAAACATCAACACGTTACAAgtatttcattcatttatttgtattttgcacaatattaCTTTCACAGAATATGTACCATCCTGTTTTAAATGTaaacaaaacacattgaatttgcAAAATCGTATCAACCCAGAACCAAGTAAAGAACCCTATTCATGAACACCTCCGCCAATGATATATCTATGCCTGCATATGCAAAATGCATGAATATTAAAGCTGGCACATGGATAGAGTTCATAAAGTGACATGAAGCTAAAACATGAAGGTACGGTTAGAAAATATGACAATTAAACAATATCCTTTTGGATCATCAACCTGTTCATTTGCAGGGTCCATATATTTGTATTCATAAAGTATGCTGATGTTGATTCATGGAAAGATTACAGATGTAATGGAGGTATCTTGATATTCATCTCTGGAACGCATAGAACAGTGAGCATGGTATTGCTGTCAAAATTTGAATGACACACCATGTTTAGCATAAGAATAGACTGCATCATTTTAAATCATATTTAAACTTTTGGTCACATCGTACAACAATACAATGGATTTAATTCTCAAAATGAAATGGGTTGAGGAAGTGTCTTcagttacaaaataaaaaatcactGAGAACACAATTCTTAGTGTTTGTTGCCAAAATCAAAAACCTGATTATTGTTCTGATTACGGTGAAAAATGCTTTGCCAAACAAAACAATTCCCTCAGATGGTAGTGATATATATAACCTGGAACAATTAATATTGTCGAAGTCGATAACATAACCCAAACATTTAACAATGAACCAATCTAAGATTtgacaccacaacacaataTCTTATATTTAACATCACATATGGATAATCAATTTGACAGCAATTTTTGAATGCTTCAATTTTGCGAGCACCCTTTTCAGAGATTGTTTGATTTCCTGAGTCTGCAGAACATAAATTAGTGGGTTCAACGCTGGAGGTAGGACAGCTGCAAGAGAAAGACTAATGATCCTTGCATTGCGAGGCATTTGAGTGTCAAATGTGAAAGTGAATGGCCAAAGTGGCCAAAGTGGTGCCAATGCACGTGTAACTGATCAAGACAAACATCAATGGAACCCAAAGAATGAAAGCTGGTAACACTTTGGCAATAATGAAATTAGGCCGATTGTCATTGCAGGCGAGTCGAAAGAGCGGCCCATGGTCACAGAAATAGCTGTTGATAACAACAGACCTGCAGTAGGACAGCCGTGTTAGAAACCCTACAAGTACGAAGGTGACAAGTATGGCGATAATCCAGCAAGTTGCCACCAGTGAGAACATGGTCTTCAGATTCACAATGATACGATAACGGAATGGAAAGGCGATCGCTATTAGCCTGTCAAAGGAGAGTAAAGCCAGATTGAGAGACTGCATGAGGAGGTTcaagcaataaaaaaacaaataggtTAAGCAGTGGCTGTACGAGATGTACTTGTTGTTGAACCAGAACGTGTCGATAACCTTGGGCACCAGGGCAGAGTTGCCAAGCACATCTACAAACGCCAAGTTAAACACAGCAATATACTTTGGAGTCTTGAGACTCTGGTCAAAGCATATCAAGGCCATCACTACGGTGTTTTCCACCACTGACATGATGTATAGCAccagtaaaaataaatagtaGTAGTTAACATGAGGGATGCCTGAAAAGCCACTTATAATAAAGTAGGCTGGTGTCACAATAGTCACGTTAGAGTCCATTGTTTGATGTCCAAAGGATGTTAGAGAGCTTGACCAGCTCCTCTctctatgcatgtatgtattcaatctgtctctttctctccctctccctctgttcaGGGTGATGGGTGGGGCAGCTTTATGGCTCAGCCTGACAGTACATTGTCGTCATCCCCAGATACAGCCTCAGGAGCAGACAGGAGGGGGCCCTCAGgggccctggctcctccccggCTGCCCCTATGCTCTAATGGCTAAAGCTCTCCTCTTTCCCAGGAAAACACCATTAAAACCGTTTTTACTTTTTCATAATAGCTTTTCAATTGTTAATGCAGCCGATTATTTTGTACAGTACCATTGTAAACTATCCAATTGAACTGAATCATTATATTACTTCATATAAGAGAGAGCACATCACACCAGTCCTGGCTCagctgcactggctccctgtcaaattcagaattgattttaagattttactctttttttttaaagctcttaATGGCTCAGCCCCCCCTTATATTACTGAAATGCtttctccaccctccacctctagGTTGACCCGGTCATCCACAAAACAGCTCCTATCCGTCCCCCGTACACGTCTTAAAACGAAAGGTGACCGGGCATTCTCTGTTGCTGGGCCAAACCTATGGAATCCCCTTCCACCCCACATCAAGTCCTCTACCACCCTTGCCAGTTTTAAGTCTAATTTAAAGACATACCTTTTCACTCTTGCTTTTAACAACCCTTAACATCCTTAACCTTGTTCTTACTATTTTTATTGCTCTCTTTCTACTTATTTTCTACTTATTTTATCCAATTCTTTTTTAGTCAAGACCTGTGTGTCCCTGGGCCCCTTTCAACAACTGTCTTGCCCAACCCTGACTTCTGCaaatgtaaagcgctttgggtcaactcctgttgtttttaaatgtgctatataaataaaagtgacTTGACTTGACATCCATGCTTATAACCGGGTGGTTGTTGCCCTCGAATTTCCCCCATTATGTCTGTGCAGAGCCCTGCTCAGGAGAGATTCTCATGGGCATCCCACCCTAAAGAGATCTGATGTCCGAGCCAAGGCCCTGTTCCATCCATGCATCTGCTGGATGGATGAACCATTTCACCAAGGAGACCGAAGTTCATGTCACATATTCATTTGAGACTTATGGTactaaatatttgtattttttttattatttacctATGAgttcaaacaacacaacacttcGGTAAGGTTTAGGTCGCTGTGGAGGGATGGTTCAGGCAACACAAAGGTAGGTTTTAGGAAACAACCACTTTTTACCGCAACAACCTTTTTCCTCACCCTTGACAAAACCTAAGACAATAAGAGGCAGAGTAGGGCTTGCCTTCGCTAACCCAGGAGAAAATCTAAATTGATTGAGATTATTCCTGATGAGGGATAGGATGTGGCTAGTATTAGTTTCAATGCTTTGAATGcgtttgtttttattcatattgTCTTGGCATCCCTAAGCAGCAGGAATTCAAGGCAATTGTATATTTAGAAGACTTTTTCCATATAAATCCATGTACCTTACTCTTGTATTTTAGTGTCAAATAACTTTGTCCCAGACATTTGAGCACTGCAGGTTTTAACAGTATTAATTATATCCTGGGCTTGGGCTATCTTTGCCAAATATGCGCTAATGCCCATGTAAGCGATCAAGATAAACAGCAATGGAACCCGAAGAATAACAGTTGTAAACAAGTTGGCAAGTGTATTATCAGCCTGAATGTTATTGCATGCAATTTGACAAAGCAGTCCATGGACACATAAATGGCTGATATCGACATCGATGATGAGCTCATTTAAGATCTGATTTTAACTTTTTGTCATATAGATCACACAAAAATAATGCATTTATTTCTCAGAATTAAATTGGCTTAGAGTTATTATTCTTCAGTTCCAgaagaaaaaggttttattacCAAAAATTCACTGATTACTATTACAAATGTTTTGCCTAACAAAAACTGTACGCTTCAACACAATGTCTGAAATGAAATATCACATTGATGTTCTACTTCAATGCAATTTTTGATTGCTTCATTTTGTTCAACATCTTTTTCAGAGACAGTTTGATTTCCTTAGTCTGTAGAACATAAATCAGTGGGTTAAACGCTGGAGGTATGACTGCTGCAAGAGAAAGACAAATTATCCCTGCATTGCGAGGCATTTTAGCGGCAACATTAAAAGTGACTAGAATAGGtaagtaaaaaataattacCAACATTATATGGGCACTGCATGTTTTAAAAGCCTTCATCCTATCTTGTCCTCCAGCTATTTTAGCCAAAGCTGCACCAATGCACATGTAAGATATCAAGATAAAGAGCAATGGAGCCCAAATAATAAAAACTGGTATCACTGTGGAAATGATATCattgggccgatagtcattgcAGGCAAGTTCATAGAGCGGCCCATAGTCACAGAAATAGCTGTTGATAACAACAGACCTGCAGAAGGACAGCCGGATAAGAAATCCTACAGCTACTAACATGTCAAATATGGAGATAATCCAGCAAGCAGCTACCAGTGAGAACATGGTCTTCAGATTCACAATGATCTGATAACGTAATGGAAAGGTGATCGCTATTAGCCTGTCAAAGGAGAGTAAAGCCAGATTAAGAGACTGCATGGTGAGgagcacataataaaaaaacgaaTAGGTTAAGCAGTTGCTGTACGAGATGTACTTGTGGTCGAACCAGAAGGTGTCGATAACCTTTGGCACCAGTGCGGAGCTGCCGACCACGTCTACAAACACCAAGTTAAACACAGCAATATACTTTGGAGTCTTGAGACTCTGGTCGAAGCAGATCAAGGCCATCACTATCCCGTTTTCCACCACTGACATGATGTAGAGCAccagtaaaaataaatagtaGTAGTTAACATGAGGGATGCCTGAAAGACCCATGATAATGAAGTATGCTGGGCTCACAATAGTCATGTTAGAGTCCATTTTTTGATATCCAAGTGATGTTAGAGCTTGACAATAGCTCCTCTCTCtttatgtgtttatgtctctccctctccctctgttcaGGGTGATGTGTGGGGCAGCTTTATGTCTCACCCTGACAGTACATTGTCATCATCACCAGATAAAGCAGACAGGAGGGGGCCCTTAGGGGCCCGGGCTCCTGCCCCTTTGCCCTCATTGGCTAAGGCTTTCCTCTGGCCCAGGAAAACACCATTAAAaccgttttttctttttcataaaAGTTTTTCAATTGTTATTTTTACTTCGGCCgatcattttgtttatatcagTACCATTGTAAATACATCCAATTGAACTGAATCATCATATTACTTCCATGCTTATAACCGGGTGGTTGTTGTCCTCGTATTTCCCCCCATTATGTCTGTGCACAGCCCTGCTCAGGAGATTCCCATGGGCATCCTACTCTAAAGAGATCTGATGTCTGAGCCAAGGCCCTGTTCCATCCATGCATCTGCTGGATGGAAAAAACTCATTCATTTCACATTTTCATTCTAGACTTAGTGTACTTaatatttgcattttttttttttttattgaccaATTAGTTCAAGCAACACAACACTTCGGTAAGGTTTAGGTCGTTGTGGATGAATGGTTTAGGCAACACAACTACTTGGTAGGTTTTAGGAAACCACTACTTTTTACCTTAACAACCTTTTTCCTCAGCCTCAACAAAACCTAAGACAATAAGAGGCAGAGTAGGGTTGGTCATGCCTTCGTCATCCGGGGAGAAAATCTAAATTGATTCTGTTAAGAAAGACTATTGTGCCTAAGATAAGGATAATGTCTGCACTCTGCACCAACTTCCAATATAGTATACGTTAACACAATGCAACTGTTTTTCACTTAACTACAATAATTTGTGTTTTTGCAAAGTATCAGAATCATGTATCAACCTGTTTCAAATCTAAACAATACACATTGGATACGCAAAATCAATCGAAAACAGGGCCAAGCAAATGAAAACCTCTGCCAATGTAATGATATGTCTAAGCAGGCAACTGCAAATGCATGAATATTAAGGGTGGCACATGGATAGAGTTCATAAAGTGATTTGAAGCTCAAACAGTCATCACATGAAGGTACAGTTAGATAAGATGACAATTAAACCATTTCCTTTTAGATCATCTACCTGTTCATTTGCAGGATTaacatatttgtatttataaagAATACAGATTTATTTCAGGGAAAGATATGTTATCGATAATGATGTATTATCTTATTTATTATCTTATATAATTGAGATCTCAACTCATCTTGTGTAACTTGATCGTATTTATTATTTGATGTTTAGTAGTTAGCAGCATGCACCTTTTAACGTTGGTATGCATACCGTCAATGAACTAATGAGGAAGTAGATGTCCCGGATacaatgttttttctcatgtaACAAATAGCATGGTGTTGCGGTAGAAGTTTGAATGACTTTAATGATGAGCTCACGCCGTGTTCAGCATAACAATAGGCATTTAAGATCATATTTAAACGGTTTTGTCACGTAAATCAGGGGTTCTCAACCACCGGGCCGTGGAGCATAGGCCGCAGAGATTTAGAAATGAACCTTCCAAAAGTAAAAATATGTTATATGCTTATTGCATACTGTTAACAGACGATGAACAAGCTCATCCTTACGTTTTTATTGACTTGAAACGTACACAGTATATCACAGCCATGTTGTTAGAATGTGACAATGTTACTGTCTATTAAAAATGTGCATATGGGTAAGGCAGGCATATAATGGTTTGTGCCTGGTAGCTGCATCAGAGACTCTTACTGGTGGGTCGGGCATCTGTATCACAAATAAGTGTTTTTTAATACTGAAAAACAACGATGACAGAGGTTTTCCATAACAATTAAAATACCCTCAGGAAGTAGCGATAATTTAACTAAAATAAACGTAATAAAATTAATTTTGAAGAAGTTGATAACATTAACATACTTCTATATATATTACATCTTCAAGCAAAACATTTAACAATGAACAAATCAACGATGTACCCTGCAAAACTTTATCTTAATTTAAATATCCCTTTTGATATTCTATTACACAGCAATTCTTGATTGCCTAATTCTTTTGAAAACCTTTTTTAGGGACTTTTTGATTTCCTGAGTCTGTAAAACATAAATGAGTGGGTTCAACGCTGGAGGTAGGACAGCAGCAAGAGACATGTTAATGATCCGTGTATTGCGAGACATTTTAGCCTCAAAAGAGAAGGTGACTAAAATAGGTAAGTAATAAATAGTCACCAACATTATATGAGCACTGCATGTTTTAAAAGCCTTCATTCTATCCTTGGCTTTGGCTATTTTGGCCAAAGCTGCGCCAATGCACATGTAAGTGATCAAGATAAACAGCAATGGAACCCAAAGAATAACAGTTGTTAACAATATGGCAAATATAACATTAGGCTGATTGTCATTGCAGGCTAGTTTATAAAGTGGCCCATGGTCACAGAAATAGCTGTTGATAACAACAGACCTGCAGTAGGACAGCCGTGTTAGGAGCCCTACAGCTATCAGGTTCCCAAGAATGGAAAAAATCCAGAGAGAGGCCACCAGTGAGAACATGTTCTTCAGACTCACAATGATCTGATAACGCAATGGAAAGGTGATCGCCACTAACCTGTCGAAAGAGAGTACAACCAGATTAAGAGACTGCATGGTGAGGGTCAAGAAATTAAAAAACTCATAGGTTAAGCAGTTGCTGTACGAGATGTACTTGTTGTTGAACCAGAACGTGTCGATAACCTTGGGCACCAGGGCAGAGTTTCCGAGCACGTCTACAAACGCCAAGTTAAACACAGCAATATACTTTGGAGTCTTGAGACTCTGGTCTAAGCAGATCAAGGCCATCACTATCCCGTTTTCGGCCACTGACATGATGTAGAGCACCAGTAAAAAGAAATAGTAGTAGTTAATATAAGGGATGCCTGAAAAGCCCATGATAATGAAGTATGCTGGTCTCACAATAGTCATGTTAGAGTCCATGGTTTGATTGATGTTAGAGAGCTTGACAATAGCTCCTCTctctttatgtgtttgtgtctctgtgtctctccctctccctctgttcaGGGTGATGTGTGGGGCAGCTTTATGGCTCAGCCTGACAGTACATTGTCGTCATCCCCAGATACAGCCTCAGGAGCAGACAGGAGGGGGCCCTCAGGAGCCCGGGCTCCTGCCCCTTTGCCCTCATTGGCTAAAGTTCTCCTCTGGCCCAAAATAACCTCCTAAAGACCTTTGTCCTTTTTGGGCTTTTTCTTTTCCATAATAGTaattttgttgtattttttactACTTCTTATTTAGTTGAACTATAAATATCATTGTAAATATCAGATCCAAGTTCATCGGTTATCATTATAACCACGGGGTGTTTGTTCTCGTACTGCCCCCCAAAATGTCAGTGACGGCCCTGCTCAGGAGGGAATGGGTATCCCACTCAAAAGGCCCTATTTCATCCATGCATTCATTAGATGTGGGGGCAATGGGGCAGTGATAGTTGAATTCTGTGGGTCAGGGTTTTTCAGGCACTGGAATTGATGTTAACGATAATTAACGATATTCCAGAGGGTTGATGTTGTGGTAGGCTTTTAGGATTAGCAGAAGAGCCTGTGAAGAATGGGTAAGAGTTTCAACCCGCAGGTTTTCCGCACCCTTTGGTGGATGTCGTCAGGCCTTTCATAGTTAACACTGGCTA from the Gadus macrocephalus chromosome 7, ASM3116895v1 genome contains:
- the LOC132462025 gene encoding cytochrome c oxidase assembly factor 4 homolog, mitochondrial; the protein is MSTTSPPHNRSRSEDEDDPIDRMISRTGCGELHYAVQECMAEHQDWRKCQSQVQKFKDCMTSFQNSRKEQLNKHQPDSAKSAHN
- the LOC132462010 gene encoding olfactory receptor 2A12-like, giving the protein MDSNMTIVSPAYFIIMGLSGIPHVNYYYLFLLVLYIMSVVENGIVMALICFDQSLKTPKYIAVFNLVFVDVVGSSALVPKVIDTFWFDHKYISYSNCLTYSFFYYVLLTMQSLNLALLSFDRLIAITFPLRYQIIVNLKTMFSLVAACWIISIFDMLVAVGFLIRLSFCRSVVINSYFCDYGPLYELACNDYRPNDIISTVIPVFIIWAPLLFILISYMCIGAALAKIAGGQDRMKAFKTCSAHIMLVIIFYLPILVTFNVAAKMPRNAGIICLSLAAVIPPAFNPLIYVLQTKEIKLSLKKMLNKMKQSKIALK
- the LOC132462018 gene encoding olfactory receptor 9G19-like codes for the protein MDSNMTIVRPAYFIIMGFSGIPYINYYYFFLLVLYIMSVAENGIVMALICLDQSLKTPKYIAVFNLAFVDVLGNSALVPKVIDTFWFNNKYISYSNCLTYEFFNFLTLTMQSLNLVVLSFDRLVAITFPLRYQIIVSLKNMFSLVASLWIFSILGNLIAVGLLTRLSYCRSVVINSYFCDHGPLYKLACNDNQPNVIFAILLTTVILWVPLLFILITYMCIGAALAKIAKAKDRMKAFKTCSAHIMLVTIYYLPILVTFSFEAKMSRNTRIINMSLAAVLPPALNPLIYVLQTQEIKKSLKKVFKRIRQSRIAV